GAGACGGCCATGCGACTCACGGGCCAGGCGCCCGTGCTAAGAACAGGAGGCCCGACGGCAAACTCTCTCCGCGACGGCACGAGCCCGGCGGAGGCAACATCCTGATGACAAGCTGAAAAGCCGCCGTGCCTCGCTGCATGGCCGGCGGCGAAAGAGATCTCTGCCTGAGGGGCAGGGTTCATGACAAGACCCTACAACCGCCGCAATCTGCGGCGCGGAAGATTCCGCGCGCCGCAATTTGCACCACTTATTTTGGCTCTCCGGAAATGCCACAAGGCGATATTTCCTAAAGCAAATCTTTTATCCGCAATTACTTCAATCACTTAACACGACCTTCCTCAGGCAACTCCCCCTGCTGGCGCGCCTGTTGCACAAGAGCATGAACCAAGGGCACTGCGCCCAATGAAACATCCAGGAAGAAGCGGCAGGTGCAAGATGAGAATCAGAATGCTCATCATGATGATCGGCGCGATCTTCTGTTGCGGCACCGCGGCGGCTTGGGCCGCATCGTCGCCAATGCTGGCCGATGCTCACGCTATTCCAGAACCGGCCACTGCGGCGCTTGTGGCCATGGGCGGGCTGATAGCCATCGCAGGGTTCAGACATCGACATTCGTCCAACTGAAAGAGGTTCCATGATGCACTGTTACAGGAAGCTGTCGGGGAGCGTTCTTCTGGTTGCGGCTTTGGCCGTGACATCCGCTCCGGTCGCCGCGGCGACAATATCCGACTCCTTTACCGGCACGGCCCCGTCGGCGTATTGGAGCGTGCTGCAGGATGCACCGGCGCAGTTGTGGCTGGAGCAGGACGATCGGATCAACGTACTTTCGTCGGCGGCGGGCAGTGCATCCAACGACGCCATCTATCTCAGCGACGGCGCATCGGGCTTCCGCCTGCGGACCGACAGCGACTTCGTGATCACGATCGACTATGACGTAACCACCTTCACCGGCAGCGGGTTGATTGCATTGAATCTCGGCGTGGGCAACGACCTGGACGGCCAGGATTCGGCGGCCATCGGTTTTGTCTGCTCATCGAACCCGCTGCTGAACCAACTGCTGGTCCCGGCGTATCGGATCAATGACGTCGAGACGAGCGTGCCGATGGTTCCCGTTGCCAGTTCGGGGACGCTGCTGGTCCAGTACGACTCAGCCGTCGACATCCTGACGCTGGGGCTTGATGACGGCATCTCGTTTCATCGCGTGAAGTTACCCGGCCTCGTGCGCACCACCTGGAACGCGACGAGCCTCTGGGTAGCTTTCGGCGCACGCGGCCAGGGCCTGGTGTTCTCCAGCGGCGACGCGACGCTCGACAATCTGACCATCAACGGGCACTTCACGGCCGTCCCCGAGCCGGCGACGCTTGCCATGATTCTCGCCGGCGGCGCGCTGGCGATGTTAAGAAGGCGCAGATCACGTCGGAGTTGACGAATGACATTTCACCCGCTTTTTGCTTGAAAAATCGTCAAAGCGTGATAATGTAAAGATGCTGAGTGAGGACTGCAGCCGCCTCAACGGTTGCAGAAGCAAGTGCAGCGCTTTGGGCAGAGGTGCGAGCATTATTTTCGTTCGCGGTGTCGTTTTACACGACGCCCGTGCAGGCGGGTGGAGGCCCTCCTGCACGGGCGCCCAAAGTGATCGGAGCCGGGCGAATCGCTCTTAGAGGAAGCGGCGCATAGGAGACTTCGGCCGACGATAACACGTCGGCCGCTGTCGTTTTGAGTCCCCTCAAAATCACCCCAGGGCGGCGTGGGCTTGTTTGCAGAAGCGGTCGGTCATTCCGGCCAGGTAGTCGCAGACGACTCGCTGGAGGCCTTCTTCCTGGCTGCGGCGGAGATATCGCGGGCCCATCCGGGCCGGGTCTCGTACGTAGGCGGCGAACAGCTCGCGGAGGATCTTGCCCGATGCCTCGGCGCGGGCGGCGCTTTCGCCGAAGGTGTAGACGCGATCATATAAGAACCGCTGCATGGCCGCCACTTCGCCGGCCAGGGCCTCGGAGAAGACCACGCACTTGCGACCGCTGCGGCGGATGTCGTCAGGGCTTTTCGGCTTGATCGTCTCCAGAACCGCCAGCGTGGAGGCGATCACGTCGTCGGCCATCGCCGCCAGCACGCCCTTGCAGGCACGGATACGCGTGTGGACCATGCCGGCGTCGGGGTCGGCCGCCTGGGCGGCTGACCATGCCCGCCGCCACAACGCCAGGCGGTTGACGTGTTCGAGGCTGATCAGCCCCGCCGCCAGCGAGTCTTCCAGGTCGGCCGAGGTGTAGGCGATCGCGTCGGCCATGTCGACGAGCTGGCCCTCGAGCGGACCGGCCAGCGTGGGGTCGAACTCCTCTGCGGAAGGTTTGTCGTAAGCCGTCTCGTGCTTGGCAAGGCATTCGCGAACGGCCTGGGTGAGATTGAGCCCGCGAAACGCCGGGTAAGGATGTTCAAGATAGTCAACCACGCGCAGCGACTGGCGGTTGTGTTCGAAGCCGCCGTGGGCGGCCATCAGATCGTTCAGCGCCGCCTCGCCGGCGTGTCCGAAGGGCGGATGGCCGAGGTCGTGGGCGAGGGCGACGGCTTCGGCGAGGTCCTCGTTGAGCCTCAGGGCCCGCGCGAGGTTGCGGGCGATCTGGGCGACTTCGAGCGTGTGCGTCATTCGCGTACGGAAGTGGTCGCACTCGTGCGGGACGAAGACCTGCGTCTTGAAGTCCAGCCGCCGGAACGCCGAGCAGTGGATGATCCGGTCGCGGTCTCGCTGAAAGCACGTACGGTACGGGTGCTCGCTCTCATCGTACCGCCGCCCGCCGCTGTCGCCTTCGCGCACGGCGCAAGGCGCCAGAAAGGCGGCCTGGTGCTGCTCGAATATCTCGCGTGGAGTATTCACCGCGGATCTCGCAGAGACCGCAGAGGAAGAGGGAAGAGTGGAATGATGGAAGAATGGAAGGATGATAACAACCGGCGCGGGTGGCATGGCAACACGCGTTGTTGTTTCTGGCGGGTCGCCATGAACGCACCTCGCAGCCGTTTCGACTTCATCCGCAGGTCCATGGCGACGCGTTGCGCGTGTCGCCATGCCACCGGTATCAGTATTCCATTATTCCAGTCTTCCATCATTCCGTTTTGGGTCCCAGCCCCATCTGTGCGGCCGTTGCGGTAATCTGCTTGTAGATATCTTCCAGCGAGACGGGGATGACTCGCACGTCGCCCAGGACGTCCATGAAATTCGTGTCGCCGCCCCAGCGCGGAACGATATGCACGTGCAGGTGCCCGGGCAGGCCAGCGCCGGCGGCGCGGCCGATGTTGATCCCGATGTTAAAATTCTGCGAATGCACTGCCCGCTGCAGCACCTTCTGGAAATCGACGACCATGTGCATCATCTCCAGAAGCGTCGCGTCGTCGAGCGCTTCCATGTCGCCCACGTGCTCGACCGGGGCCACCATCGCGTGCCCGCCGGTGTAGGGGTAGCGGTTGAGCACCGTCAGGCAGTGCTGCCCGCGCCATACGACGAGGTTCTCCTGCTGGCGGTCGCCCTGCTCAGCGGCACGGCACAGAAAGCACCCCCCCCCGCTCTCGCACGAATCCGAGAGCGTCTCGATATACTCCATGCGCCAAGGAGCCCAGATGTTGCGATTCTGTTTTCCGCCGCTGTCATGTTCACGCATGGCCCAGACTATAGCCCGCCCCACTGTTTGAGGCAACAATAGTGCGG
This portion of the Planctomycetaceae bacterium genome encodes:
- a CDS encoding deoxyguanosinetriphosphate triphosphohydrolase, with translation MNTPREIFEQHQAAFLAPCAVREGDSGGRRYDESEHPYRTCFQRDRDRIIHCSAFRRLDFKTQVFVPHECDHFRTRMTHTLEVAQIARNLARALRLNEDLAEAVALAHDLGHPPFGHAGEAALNDLMAAHGGFEHNRQSLRVVDYLEHPYPAFRGLNLTQAVRECLAKHETAYDKPSAEEFDPTLAGPLEGQLVDMADAIAYTSADLEDSLAAGLISLEHVNRLALWRRAWSAAQAADPDAGMVHTRIRACKGVLAAMADDVIASTLAVLETIKPKSPDDIRRSGRKCVVFSEALAGEVAAMQRFLYDRVYTFGESAARAEASGKILRELFAAYVRDPARMGPRYLRRSQEEGLQRVVCDYLAGMTDRFCKQAHAALG
- a CDS encoding HIT domain-containing protein, translating into MREHDSGGKQNRNIWAPWRMEYIETLSDSCESGGGCFLCRAAEQGDRQQENLVVWRGQHCLTVLNRYPYTGGHAMVAPVEHVGDMEALDDATLLEMMHMVVDFQKVLQRAVHSQNFNIGINIGRAAGAGLPGHLHVHIVPRWGGDTNFMDVLGDVRVIPVSLEDIYKQITATAAQMGLGPKTE
- a CDS encoding PEP-CTERM sorting domain-containing protein (PEP-CTERM proteins occur, often in large numbers, in the proteomes of bacteria that also encode an exosortase, a predicted intramembrane cysteine proteinase. The presence of a PEP-CTERM domain at a protein's C-terminus predicts cleavage within the sorting domain, followed by covalent anchoring to some some component of the (usually Gram-negative) cell surface. Many PEP-CTERM proteins exhibit an unusual sequence composition that includes large numbers of potential glycosylation sites. Expression of one such protein has been shown restore the ability of a bacterium to form floc, a type of biofilm.), whose product is MMHCYRKLSGSVLLVAALAVTSAPVAAATISDSFTGTAPSAYWSVLQDAPAQLWLEQDDRINVLSSAAGSASNDAIYLSDGASGFRLRTDSDFVITIDYDVTTFTGSGLIALNLGVGNDLDGQDSAAIGFVCSSNPLLNQLLVPAYRINDVETSVPMVPVASSGTLLVQYDSAVDILTLGLDDGISFHRVKLPGLVRTTWNATSLWVAFGARGQGLVFSSGDATLDNLTINGHFTAVPEPATLAMILAGGALAMLRRRRSRRS
- a CDS encoding PEP-CTERM sorting domain-containing protein, with protein sequence MLIMMIGAIFCCGTAAAWAASSPMLADAHAIPEPATAALVAMGGLIAIAGFRHRHSSN